The following coding sequences are from one Candidatus Hydrogenedens sp. window:
- a CDS encoding leucine-rich repeat domain-containing protein, with protein MRVKMIFNLIGICILISSISGCCFLQGSTIMFPDRALETAIRSALGKPFFILCTGELDSITELTARGMGIVNLRGLEYCTSMVKLDLRDNKIITISPLRDLKNLVWLDLGNNYITDITPIAGMRYLEYLDISGPDNDIRNWTPLIANVNAGGLGPGDTVTLSPEWTVKDDGSFYEDFEPVYQTLVNAGVNVIFAEKTKQ; from the coding sequence ATGAGAGTGAAAATGATTTTCAACTTGATAGGTATTTGTATCCTGATAAGTTCAATTTCGGGTTGTTGTTTCTTACAGGGTTCAACGATTATGTTTCCTGATAGGGCATTGGAAACTGCTATTCGTAGTGCACTCGGTAAACCCTTCTTTATTCTCTGTACGGGAGAATTAGATTCCATCACAGAATTAACAGCCCGTGGTATGGGAATTGTAAATTTGAGAGGACTTGAATATTGCACTTCAATGGTTAAATTGGATTTGCGGGACAACAAAATCATCACCATTTCCCCATTGCGTGATTTAAAAAATTTGGTGTGGTTGGATTTGGGAAATAATTATATTACAGATATAACACCTATCGCAGGGATGCGATATTTAGAATATCTGGATATATCCGGTCCGGATAATGATATTCGAAATTGGACACCCTTAATAGCCAATGTAAATGCGGGTGGTTTAGGTCCCGGTGATACAGTAACATTAAGTCCTGAATGGACTGTGAAAGACGATGGAAGTTTTTATGAAGATTTTGAGCCTGTATATCAAACTTTGGTAAATGCAGGGGTTAATGTGATTTTTGCTGAAAAGACAAAACAATAA
- a CDS encoding UvrD-helicase domain-containing protein, which produces MEKLKQHSYFTGLTNEQEKVIYSDALKIGVDASAGSGKTRVLIARILRLLKEKKADLNEIVAITFTEKSAAEMRQRLLDAFHEYALKAKPDELNQWRLREQQLESARICTIHAFCAGILRQYALKLDFDPEFRILDELQSPLFLDRFIQSQIKLWIEDDPNVSELVVELSPQNFQKILEALFQYALHILPWLDEATQCSNEEYIHRNIQRVNERYEQYLLNFVKSKTINIWIEKLDKLLKEIPEEEQAIKGVCVFYISKLKCLQSAKKREDIIQIKDEITENKLRLNIRNKDVNGGLQGQVKKLRDDIKRTLEKEIIELKLDDETTPQSLNLTYRMLRLFDPFYHQWVQYKRQQGVVDFDDLIHLTYDLLNKHPEVCKEIADGIKYIFIDEFQDTDHSQVRFIQLLLSANPHLSFFFVGDAKQSIYAFRNAEVRVFQEQRKSIDSDNLFSLNYNFRSAPEILNFVNTFFQKTNLLSAVEEEYRPMQAHRRPYNKPRVEFLLSMPREEEKRTLKEDNVDIEAKVIAERIQSLVQGENPLMIADEKDQKLRPVCYGDFVLLFCTKNYIYKYEKALKDKGIPCFVVSSRGFFEITEVKDILNFLQVLVNPYHDIALLSFLRGPFCGLSDEQITRWQMNLPLRNMLLDTDKIPDALTKESAYLRVRSLYCYFREKTHLPIHELIQEVIDKTGYESILLGHWFGEQRIANLQKFLALARAYQEGNPISLYQFLRFVERSRDKIMEGEADLAVEAGNAVILTTIHQAKGLEYPIVVLPLLYEERQYKKSAGVNYHKEMGVIIRTKKKEDEKDNSIETIIKLQNAHDEYQEYVRLFYVALTRARDYLILSSNKKYLEEFYIKRKINSRLSLLADCFLLDDGKNTDLYHIVERQERDVSPKKKDLTKETKPMQYDLISPISITQQYFETEPIPATQILNFLFDDNYGEDVDEIYEDILTMFHAERGIFYHQLLQVWDFQEDNKETLSKRLLNIITPEISEDIIKKEKDVCVGKIIDNPIYPVLKTNPPIWREVPFIWKVGNHFIQGTVDAILADGTIVDYKTGVNADNHAQRYWKQLEIYYYAMKDLGIKVNNKLILVYIDQLKYDIKDIEVSGRDILETEINHAIKRYIKEINQGYSR; this is translated from the coding sequence GTGGAGAAGTTGAAGCAACATAGTTATTTTACCGGCTTGACCAATGAGCAGGAAAAGGTTATCTATTCCGATGCACTTAAAATAGGTGTGGATGCTTCTGCAGGTTCTGGGAAAACTCGTGTTTTGATAGCAAGGATATTAAGACTATTAAAAGAAAAAAAGGCCGATTTGAATGAAATTGTAGCGATTACATTTACAGAAAAATCTGCTGCTGAAATGAGACAGCGTTTATTAGATGCTTTTCATGAATATGCCCTCAAAGCAAAACCCGATGAACTCAATCAATGGCGGTTGCGAGAACAGCAGTTAGAATCTGCACGAATATGCACCATACATGCCTTCTGTGCCGGGATACTCCGTCAATATGCACTGAAATTAGATTTTGACCCGGAATTTCGTATTCTGGACGAACTTCAAAGCCCATTATTTCTCGATAGGTTTATTCAAAGTCAGATAAAATTATGGATAGAAGATGACCCGAATGTTTCTGAACTGGTTGTAGAACTTTCACCACAAAACTTCCAAAAAATTCTGGAAGCACTTTTCCAGTATGCCTTGCATATCCTTCCGTGGCTCGATGAAGCAACTCAATGTTCTAATGAAGAATATATCCATAGGAATATTCAACGGGTAAACGAAAGATACGAACAATATTTGTTAAATTTTGTGAAATCCAAAACTATAAATATATGGATAGAAAAGTTAGATAAATTACTCAAAGAAATTCCTGAAGAGGAACAAGCAATAAAGGGAGTATGTGTTTTTTACATTTCAAAATTGAAATGCTTACAGAGTGCTAAAAAACGAGAGGATATTATTCAAATTAAAGATGAAATAACAGAAAATAAATTAAGATTAAACATAAGAAATAAAGATGTAAACGGTGGGTTACAGGGACAAGTAAAGAAACTTCGTGATGATATAAAAAGGACTTTAGAAAAAGAAATCATCGAGTTAAAATTGGATGATGAAACTACGCCCCAATCGCTAAATCTTACCTATCGAATGCTCCGTTTATTTGACCCGTTTTACCATCAGTGGGTTCAATATAAACGACAGCAAGGAGTTGTTGATTTTGATGATTTGATACATTTAACTTATGACTTATTGAACAAACATCCAGAGGTATGTAAAGAGATTGCTGACGGGATAAAATATATTTTCATTGACGAATTTCAAGACACAGACCATTCGCAAGTGCGATTCATTCAATTACTACTATCTGCCAATCCCCATCTTTCGTTTTTCTTTGTAGGCGATGCGAAACAATCCATTTATGCGTTTCGAAATGCCGAAGTAAGGGTTTTTCAGGAACAAAGAAAATCTATTGATAGTGATAATTTGTTTTCTCTGAATTACAATTTTCGGTCTGCACCGGAAATATTAAATTTTGTTAATACCTTTTTCCAGAAAACGAATTTGCTATCTGCTGTTGAAGAAGAATATCGTCCTATGCAAGCCCATCGGAGGCCTTATAATAAACCTCGTGTTGAATTTTTGCTTTCAATGCCCCGAGAGGAAGAGAAGAGAACATTAAAAGAAGACAATGTTGACATTGAGGCTAAGGTTATAGCGGAGCGTATCCAGTCGTTAGTTCAGGGTGAAAATCCTCTAATGATTGCTGATGAAAAGGACCAGAAACTACGCCCTGTATGTTATGGTGATTTTGTCTTATTATTTTGCACGAAAAATTATATCTACAAATATGAAAAAGCACTAAAGGATAAAGGAATACCTTGTTTTGTTGTTAGCAGTAGAGGATTTTTTGAGATTACAGAGGTGAAAGATATATTAAATTTTCTTCAGGTGTTGGTAAATCCATACCATGACATTGCTTTGCTTTCATTTTTACGAGGACCTTTTTGTGGTCTTTCCGATGAACAGATTACCCGCTGGCAGATGAATTTACCCCTTCGCAATATGTTGTTGGATACGGATAAGATTCCTGATGCTCTGACAAAGGAAAGTGCTTATTTAAGGGTCAGGTCTTTATATTGTTATTTCCGAGAAAAAACGCATCTTCCTATCCATGAACTTATTCAAGAAGTTATTGATAAAACAGGCTATGAATCCATTTTATTAGGTCATTGGTTTGGAGAGCAGCGAATTGCTAATCTACAAAAATTTTTAGCTTTAGCCCGTGCCTATCAGGAAGGTAACCCGATAAGTTTATATCAATTTCTTCGGTTTGTAGAACGCTCTCGCGATAAAATAATGGAAGGCGAAGCAGACCTTGCCGTAGAAGCCGGGAATGCAGTTATTCTTACTACCATACATCAGGCAAAAGGATTGGAGTATCCTATCGTTGTTTTACCTTTACTTTATGAAGAACGACAATACAAAAAATCTGCCGGTGTAAATTATCACAAAGAAATGGGGGTAATTATTAGAACAAAGAAAAAAGAGGATGAAAAAGATAATAGTATAGAAACGATAATAAAATTACAGAATGCCCATGATGAATATCAGGAGTATGTCCGTTTATTTTATGTAGCATTAACTCGGGCTCGCGATTATTTAATCCTATCTTCTAATAAGAAATATCTTGAAGAGTTTTATATAAAAAGAAAAATAAATTCTCGACTTTCATTATTAGCGGATTGTTTTCTTCTTGATGACGGAAAGAATACAGATTTATATCATATTGTAGAGAGACAAGAAAGGGATGTTTCTCCGAAGAAAAAAGACTTAACGAAAGAAACAAAGCCTATGCAATATGATTTGATTTCACCTATATCTATTACCCAACAATATTTTGAAACGGAGCCTATCCCGGCAACTCAAATACTGAATTTCCTTTTTGATGATAATTATGGCGAAGATGTTGATGAAATATATGAAGATATTTTGACTATGTTCCATGCCGAACGAGGTATCTTTTACCACCAATTATTGCAGGTATGGGATTTTCAAGAGGATAATAAGGAAACTTTATCAAAACGCCTCCTGAATATCATTACACCGGAGATTTCAGAAGATATAATCAAAAAAGAAAAAGATGTATGTGTCGGTAAAATTATAGATAACCCTATATATCCTGTATTAAAAACCAATCCTCCTATCTGGCGAGAGGTTCCCTTTATCTGGAAAGTAGGAAACCATTTTATTCAAGGTACTGTGGATGCCATCCTTGCTGATGGGACGATTGTTGACTATAAAACAGGAGTTAATGCAGATAATCATGCTCAACGATACTGGAAACAATTAGAAATTTATTATTATGCTATGAAAGATTTAGGAATAAAAGTCAACAATAAATTAATTTTAGTATACATTGACCAGTTAAAATATGATATAAAAGATATAGAGGTTTCTGGGCGTGATATTTTGGAGACAGAAATAAATCATGCCATTAAAAGATATATAAAAGAAATAAATCAGGGATATTCGAGATGA